GACGTGTGCAACGAGGTCCGCCCTGTTGGCCGTATTCCCTGTCCCAACTTGTGCCTGACGGTGCAGGGAATCCAGGGCTCCCAGCTGGGCCAAGCGTTTCAAGGTTGGTCGGCTCATTTTGGCCCGGTCACGCAGGTCCGCTAGAGATTCATAGGGTTGACCGGCCACAATGCGTTTGAGTTCTGTACCCGAAAGACCGTATACCCCGGCCAGACTTAGCCGGATGCCGGTCACAGCCTCGCCCTCAGCATCCTTACCACTGACATACCTGCCCACCACATCCTTAATAACCCGCTCAGCCCGGTACTCCCCGGTGCTTGCATTGATATCAAGGGCAAGGATGGGTATGCCCAGGCGTCTGGCCTCGGAAACCAATAAACGCCGCGGGTACATACCTGGATCGTGTTCCCACAAGCCTGCCAAAAACTCCGCAGGGTGGTGTGCTTTTAGCCAAGCGGATTGGTAGGTCGGAATGGCGAAAGCAGCACCATGGGCCTTGCAAAAACCAAAGCTTCCAAAGGCCCTCAGCGTCTCCCACACCTCCTCAATGACGGCCTGGCTGTAGCCATGCTCTGCCGAGTTGTCCCTAAAGTACTTTTCCACAACCGGTTCCAACATTGGGTTCCCCAGCTGACGCCTAAACTCGTCCGCCCGGGACAATGTGCACTTGGTCATAGTGCTGAAGGTGCGCAGTACCTGTTCGTGAAAAACCGTCACTCCATGGGTTTCCTGCAGCACTGGTATGAGGTCCGAATGAGCATAGTGTGCTTGCGCGAAACCTGCCCGGCTCTCCAAAAAAGGTTTCACCATATTTGATTTCATGGGCCCAGGTCGGAACAGCGAAATGTCAATGACAAGGTCACTGAACTCTGTGGGGGCCATTTTTCCCACCAGCTCCCGCTGCCCCGGTGACTCAATTTGAAAGCAACCCAGCGTGTGGGTGCTGCGGATCAGCTCAAAGGTGGGTTCGTCGTCGAGCGGGACGGCGTCAAGATCGATCCCACCATCCTCGCCGATGAAAGGGGCGTCAGGGGTATGCCCGCCTTCAGCTGCCACAGCCTTCTTCGACGGGTGTAACCGGATGACTTCTCGCACCGCATAAGCCATGGCACTTTGCATGCGCACACCCAGGACGTCGAGTTTGAGCATTCCCATTGCATCCATGTCATGTTTGTCGAACTGGCTCATGGGCAGCCCCATCCCACTGGGCTGGACAGGCGTGCGGCTCAGCAACGAGGAATCCCCCAAGATCACTCCACACGGGTGCATTGAAATATGCCTGGGCAGCCTGTCCAGACGCTCGGTGAGGTCAACCAGTAGATCCAACTGGCCACCGCGTTCCCGGGCGCCGCCGGCTTGACTGAACTCTTCGCGCTCCTCCCCCTCAGGGTCTCCACCTTCTTGGTTGTAGCGAGACTGCCGGACTTGAGCCGCAAAATCTCGCAGTTCAGGCTTCTCCTCCAACGCTTCCCTGAAAGAACCCGCCGAGAAACGCCACAATTGCTTGGCAATTTGATCAATTTCCCGTTTTTCTATCCCCAACGCCAGCCCCGCGTCCCTCACAGCACCGCGAGCACGATAACTATTTTGCATACTCATCAAGGTGACTCGTTTGGCACCAAAACGAGAAAATATTCGCCTATACACGTTATGGCGTTGAGCACTTTCCACATCAAGATCAATGTCAGGCAGCGTAGACCTGTCACTGGAAAGAAATCTTTCAAAAAGGAGGTCGTTGGCTATAGGGTCAACAGCGCTAACGCCCAAAACATAATTAACCAACGACGACGCCCCGGAACCTCTTGCTGCCCGGCGCACCCCCATTTCGCGAATCATTTCAGAGACTTCGGCCACAGTCAGAAAGTACGATTCGAAACCCAGCCCACCAATAGTGGCCAGTTCCATCTCAAGCCGGTTGCGGACTTTGTGCAGCTTCTCACCACGGAGGTCCGCAAACCGTTGAACAAGCCCTGCTTCGCTGCGCTGGCGTAGTTCGATGCCCGCCGGCTGGGACAGTCCCAAAACATCCAGTTCAGGGGTGGTTGGTTTTTTCCAGCCCAGATCGCTGGCCGGGTCCAGCCTGCACTTGTCAGCCAACTGGGCTGTGTTGGCCCACAGCTGTTCCAGCTCGGCACTGCCGTAGCCGCTTTGGTACACAATTTCTTTAGCTACTGCGGCCATCTGGGCGGCGCTTTTAAGCCAGGCCTGACCCGTAGGTTGCAAATCGTGGAGACGCTCAAGAGGGGCAATGTTCCGCGCAGCATCCAGAACATCTGCTGTAGGCGCGTCCTCCTCACGGGTGTAGCGCGCCGCGTTGCTCAGAACGGCAGGAACACCGAATTCCTGCGCCAGCTTTAGCATCCGCACCGCGTGAGCTGTGCTCATGGGAGCGCCAGGGGTACTGAGATGGCTGAGGATCTCAACAACCATTGACCCTGCTGGCATGGCGTTGCGCCACGCCAAAAATTTTGTGCGCGGAAGTAAATACTTGCGCCCGTTCAACGACCTGCCAACGGGTGAGTAGGGACCCAACAATACTGTCAACGCCGGCTTCTGAGTCTCCGGATCAAGCACACCGGCAGCCAGCTGCTCCAGCGTGATCCCCACCACCGGCTGGTTATGGGCGGCCGAGATCAGGCTGCACAGGGCGGCGTATCCTGCCCCCGGGGCCATACAAGCGTTTCCATGGGCTAGGACAACCACCCTTCCCACTTTTTCAAGACCCTCCGAGCCTTCTTCCAAAACGGCAAGGTCCACACCAATGATTGGGTCTATTCCAGCGGCCATGCACGCTTTAACATGTTTTACCGAGCCATAAAGACCGTCCCGGTCGGTGACAGCCAGCGCAT
This genomic window from Arthrobacter sp. TMP15 contains:
- the dnaE gene encoding DNA polymerase III subunit alpha, giving the protein MRNFVHLHSYSAYSAHFGVSWPDDLAQTAAVDGDALAVTDRDGLYGSVKHVKACMAAGIDPIIGVDLAVLEEGSEGLEKVGRVVVLAHGNACMAPGAGYAALCSLISAAHNQPVVGITLEQLAAGVLDPETQKPALTVLLGPYSPVGRSLNGRKYLLPRTKFLAWRNAMPAGSMVVEILSHLSTPGAPMSTAHAVRMLKLAQEFGVPAVLSNAARYTREEDAPTADVLDAARNIAPLERLHDLQPTGQAWLKSAAQMAAVAKEIVYQSGYGSAELEQLWANTAQLADKCRLDPASDLGWKKPTTPELDVLGLSQPAGIELRQRSEAGLVQRFADLRGEKLHKVRNRLEMELATIGGLGFESYFLTVAEVSEMIREMGVRRAARGSGASSLVNYVLGVSAVDPIANDLLFERFLSSDRSTLPDIDLDVESAQRHNVYRRIFSRFGAKRVTLMSMQNSYRARGAVRDAGLALGIEKREIDQIAKQLWRFSAGSFREALEEKPELRDFAAQVRQSRYNQEGGDPEGEEREEFSQAGGARERGGQLDLLVDLTERLDRLPRHISMHPCGVILGDSSLLSRTPVQPSGMGLPMSQFDKHDMDAMGMLKLDVLGVRMQSAMAYAVREVIRLHPSKKAVAAEGGHTPDAPFIGEDGGIDLDAVPLDDEPTFELIRSTHTLGCFQIESPGQRELVGKMAPTEFSDLVIDISLFRPGPMKSNMVKPFLESRAGFAQAHYAHSDLIPVLQETHGVTVFHEQVLRTFSTMTKCTLSRADEFRRQLGNPMLEPVVEKYFRDNSAEHGYSQAVIEEVWETLRAFGSFGFCKAHGAAFAIPTYQSAWLKAHHPAEFLAGLWEHDPGMYPRRLLVSEARRLGIPILALDINASTGEYRAERVIKDVVGRYVSGKDAEGEAVTGIRLSLAGVYGLSGTELKRIVAGQPYESLADLRDRAKMSRPTLKRLAQLGALDSLHRQAQVGTGNTANRADLVAHVNSLPAHKSNKRTQAITGQLALPLEDIELGSLQAIHSPADLAQTVGTELDLLSLDVSGHLMDSYAPLLDRLGVIRAEHLLALRNNTEVLVAGVRVATQTPPMRGGKRVVFISIDDGTGCVDTTFFTEAQEKSGPLLFGTRILLIRGLTRRTGPRGITVQALEAWDLQNTHLLPEPPVLVGAPANRYHQRGSQQPPYVA